In Methanosarcina siciliae T4/M, one genomic interval encodes:
- a CDS encoding S-layer protein domain-containing protein, which yields MILTSSGSAAPDPCISGLPLDTNETSSDEFCWDSTTFGGLYYSANKHKDLVASENWFGERLQYIETDGQYELGKNNPGNHVIGEDELVYSTRQFPNKYKVVSELGLGANTTPSELGGMVYYKLPWFGKPYVAVENDATQLANLVIDQPGSGKKVLKAGDTWDLGKNYSLTVNQVDVDGNKVWFSLSKDGEELESGIVNADGTVENQFFTAKADFGDGNDQLYFITYVDSVFVSATDSFAVFKYTWLIDKDNILIIKEGDEYQGFEVKEALEDELVLKNTDSITLNLDKDVKNYFTDSWYFQTSDEGKGSTSSKGYVLYPATDVVIEAEDASESAENYTESLNITPDSKGSEVSSDYSPDASEVEDSENKNNPSEEETGKESSAKLPGFEILAGVYGIAFCRVFIKRRN from the coding sequence ATGATACTTACATCCTCAGGCTCTGCCGCTCCGGATCCATGCATCTCCGGTCTACCCCTTGATACGAACGAGACCTCTTCGGATGAGTTTTGCTGGGATTCAACCACTTTTGGAGGCCTTTATTATTCTGCAAACAAACACAAGGATCTTGTCGCCTCTGAGAACTGGTTTGGAGAACGTCTCCAGTACATCGAAACCGATGGACAGTACGAACTCGGGAAAAACAACCCCGGAAACCATGTTATTGGTGAAGATGAGCTTGTGTATTCTACAAGACAGTTCCCCAACAAGTACAAGGTTGTTTCCGAGCTCGGACTTGGTGCAAATACAACACCTTCAGAACTTGGAGGTATGGTTTACTACAAGCTTCCCTGGTTTGGCAAACCTTATGTTGCGGTGGAAAACGATGCTACACAGCTTGCTAACCTCGTAATCGACCAGCCCGGAAGTGGTAAAAAAGTTCTAAAAGCCGGGGATACCTGGGACCTCGGGAAAAACTATTCTCTGACCGTCAACCAGGTTGATGTCGATGGTAACAAGGTCTGGTTCTCCTTGTCTAAAGACGGAGAGGAACTGGAGTCCGGAATTGTTAATGCAGACGGGACTGTTGAAAATCAGTTCTTTACTGCAAAGGCAGACTTTGGGGACGGAAACGACCAGCTCTATTTCATCACCTATGTTGACTCTGTTTTTGTGAGTGCTACCGATTCTTTTGCTGTCTTCAAATATACCTGGCTTATTGACAAAGATAATATCCTTATTATTAAAGAAGGGGATGAATACCAGGGCTTTGAGGTCAAAGAGGCTTTGGAAGACGAGCTTGTTCTCAAAAATACCGATTCGATTACCCTGAATCTCGATAAGGATGTAAAGAATTACTTTACGGATTCCTGGTATTTCCAGACCTCAGATGAGGGAAAGGGCAGTACTTCTTCGAAGGGCTACGTTCTTTATCCTGCAACGGATGTGGTTATCGAAGCCGAAGATGCCTCTGAATCCGCAGAGAATTATACAGAAAGTCTCAACATAACCCCGGATTCAAAAGGGTCTGAAGTTTCCTCTGATTACAGCCCGGATGCTTCCGAAGTAGAGGACTCTGAAAATAAGAATAATCCATCTGAAGAAGAAACAGGGAAAGAGTCATCTGCAAAACTTCCCGGTTTCGAAATACTTGCCGGGGTTTATGGGATCGCTTTTTGTCGGGTTTTCATAAAAAGGAGAAACTAA
- a CDS encoding DUF2892 domain-containing protein: MTDFGELVRGDRVRAHTSPEINEAIDCEIAASVRFYASKTYYEISKRIEELDNEWDIGRFIEFRAGVVSIIGVVLGFKKSKKWFILPLIAGTFLLQYAIQGWCPPVPLLRRFGIRTKQEIDVEKYALKALRGDFDRVASQESEPRGE, from the coding sequence ATGACCGATTTTGGAGAACTTGTTAGGGGAGACAGGGTAAGAGCCCATACGTCTCCTGAAATTAATGAGGCAATCGACTGCGAAATTGCAGCATCGGTCCGGTTCTATGCAAGCAAGACATATTACGAGATTTCAAAAAGGATCGAAGAGCTGGATAATGAATGGGATATAGGACGTTTCATAGAATTTCGTGCGGGGGTAGTTTCCATAATTGGAGTAGTACTCGGGTTTAAAAAGAGCAAGAAATGGTTTATCCTGCCTTTAATAGCCGGAACTTTCCTGCTTCAATATGCCATACAGGGCTGGTGCCCTCCGGTACCCCTGCTCCGAAGGTTCGGGATCCGTACAAAACAGGAAATTGACGTGGAAAAATATGCCCTGAAAGCTCTGCGCGGGGACTTTGACAGGGTTGCTTCTCAGGAAAGTGAACCCCGCGGAGAGTAA
- a CDS encoding iron ABC transporter substrate-binding protein, with product MQKNSGKSVLLLFILLIVSTLSAGCTDNSSTSQTIQTSEETSTRTLTDALGRTVEIPESVDYVICSGVGSLRYLTYLEAQDKIIGVERSETTNSASNAKPYSLANPQFSTDYPVFGETRGMDDPEKILSLDPLPEVIIKTYSATGFDPVELQEKTGIPVVIVNTGDLADNKEDLYESLRIIGEVVGKEERAEEVISFFDENIADLKERIADIPEEDKPTCYVGGIGRAGGPQGFQSTEPTYPPFLFTNAINVAYGDMDINVADVSKEKIIEWDPEIIFLDLNTIECGEDRSGLRLLQNDESYRQLQAVQSGNVYGVLPFNQYATNFGSVLADSYFAGKTLYPDKFEDVDLENKTIEIYTFLVCKGDEELGREIYNTMINVYGTPAFAKLDI from the coding sequence ATGCAAAAAAATTCCGGGAAGAGTGTCTTACTATTATTTATTCTGTTAATTGTTAGCACGCTGTCTGCAGGCTGCACGGACAATTCGTCAACTTCCCAGACCATTCAGACGTCGGAAGAAACATCAACCAGAACTCTTACCGATGCCCTCGGCCGAACTGTCGAGATTCCGGAATCTGTGGATTATGTAATTTGTTCCGGCGTAGGCTCCCTGAGATATCTTACATACCTTGAAGCACAGGACAAGATTATAGGAGTCGAAAGAAGCGAAACAACCAATTCGGCATCTAATGCCAAGCCGTATTCCCTTGCAAATCCTCAGTTTAGCACAGACTATCCGGTCTTTGGAGAAACAAGAGGGATGGATGATCCTGAAAAGATACTTTCTCTCGATCCGCTGCCCGAAGTCATAATAAAGACATACTCCGCAACAGGCTTTGACCCTGTTGAACTTCAAGAGAAAACAGGTATCCCGGTAGTTATTGTGAATACAGGGGATTTGGCAGATAACAAAGAAGACCTGTATGAAAGTCTCAGGATAATCGGAGAAGTCGTAGGCAAAGAAGAGCGCGCCGAAGAAGTAATTTCTTTCTTTGACGAAAACATAGCAGACCTTAAAGAGCGCATTGCCGACATACCGGAAGAAGACAAGCCCACATGTTACGTCGGAGGCATAGGACGTGCGGGAGGGCCACAGGGATTCCAGTCAACAGAACCGACATATCCCCCATTTCTTTTCACCAATGCAATAAATGTTGCTTATGGTGACATGGATATCAATGTTGCAGATGTTTCAAAGGAAAAAATCATTGAATGGGACCCCGAGATCATATTCCTTGACCTGAACACTATCGAATGCGGAGAAGACAGAAGCGGACTCAGACTCTTACAGAACGACGAATCATATAGACAGCTCCAGGCAGTCCAGTCAGGAAACGTATATGGGGTATTGCCTTTCAACCAGTACGCAACAAATTTCGGTTCAGTACTTGCAGATTCTTATTTTGCGGGAAAGACCCTTTATCCGGATAAATTTGAGGACGTAGACCTTGAAAACAAGACCATAGAGATATACACATTTCTTGTATGCAAAGGAGATGAAGAACTCGGCAGGGAAATCTACAACACTATGATTAATGTCTACGGAACCCCGGCATTCGCAAAACTGGACATCTGA
- a CDS encoding transglutaminase-like domain-containing protein, whose product MDTGSLNGELVSDDVNKLLPEETVPGEELNAEDVNLTDSIETADIVTSSAIPEVPTYSEENSGFVYPREYRILSLNFKRAIGTGEERIREEVFNITGKTSGYNMEDACDVYNYVNRQWDYRYDKNAEFFFGASQTIDSGYTGDCDDYSIVMSALLENMGFNTRVVTAYNESYGHAYPELYIGDDMETAYAILDYIAERYPYAENVWYSERELEDRQTQYWLNFDWSGSNGYRHPGGEYFRGAYIIYYPNGLIEF is encoded by the coding sequence TTGGATACTGGCAGCCTTAATGGCGAGCTTGTCAGTGATGATGTGAATAAACTGCTGCCTGAGGAGACGGTTCCGGGAGAAGAGTTGAATGCTGAAGATGTAAACCTTACCGATAGCATTGAAACCGCAGATATTGTTACTTCCTCAGCCATCCCAGAAGTGCCCACGTATTCCGAAGAGAATTCAGGCTTCGTTTATCCCAGAGAATACAGGATCCTCTCCCTGAACTTCAAGAGAGCTATAGGTACAGGAGAGGAACGGATAAGAGAAGAAGTTTTCAATATCACAGGAAAAACTTCGGGATACAATATGGAAGATGCCTGTGACGTTTACAATTACGTAAACAGACAATGGGACTACAGGTATGACAAAAACGCCGAGTTTTTCTTCGGGGCATCCCAGACAATCGACAGCGGATATACGGGAGACTGCGACGACTACTCCATTGTCATGTCTGCCCTGCTGGAAAATATGGGCTTCAATACAAGGGTAGTTACGGCATATAACGAGTCTTACGGGCATGCTTATCCCGAACTTTACATAGGAGACGACATGGAGACGGCTTACGCCATACTGGATTATATCGCAGAGCGGTATCCTTATGCCGAAAATGTCTGGTACTCGGAAAGAGAGCTTGAAGACAGACAAACGCAGTACTGGCTCAACTTCGATTGGAGCGGGTCAAACGGGTACAGACATCCGGGAGGCGAATACTTCCGTGGGGCATATATTATATATTACCCGAACGGCCTGATCGAGTTCTGA
- a CDS encoding acyltransferase family protein, producing the protein MAGKITYLDGLRGVAAVNVMIMHFFVALAPAMVYGSEMPSHFGQLELLFSNTPFGLIGAGNFSVCIFFTLSGYVLTQKYFKTKDNGVIISSAVRRYLRLFVPVFAAVMFSYLLASAGLYRSYLETMAVSAGSNYRGYWDFTPGIVDAVKEAVWDSFFVGGKTPYNPVLWTMNIEFFGSMLVFAMALLFGSLRNRWTFYLASTVLFLNSYYLAFIIGMAFADTSSSKMPVFKTDNNILLSIILVSGLFLGSYPLSPVTTGSLYAFLNTGFFKTPEAAYHIIGAGMIMYVLLNSRGLQAVFSSPLPLFLGKISYSLYLVHFLVISSFTCALFLAMYPVLSYGAAFLISCFLSVFLIVPLSYLFYKYVDMAGMELSRAFYNRLVNSHASAGAGHMKQGHLSSVIFTIYNKIFK; encoded by the coding sequence ATGGCCGGGAAGATCACCTACCTTGATGGGCTGCGCGGTGTAGCTGCGGTTAATGTCATGATTATGCATTTCTTTGTCGCATTAGCCCCGGCGATGGTCTACGGCAGTGAAATGCCTTCACATTTCGGACAGCTTGAACTGCTTTTTTCGAACACGCCCTTCGGACTAATCGGTGCCGGCAATTTTTCGGTGTGCATCTTCTTTACCCTGAGCGGCTACGTATTAACCCAAAAGTATTTTAAAACGAAGGACAACGGAGTAATTATAAGCAGCGCAGTGCGCCGATATCTGAGATTATTTGTTCCGGTATTCGCAGCAGTCATGTTCTCGTACTTGCTGGCCTCTGCCGGGCTATACCGTTCTTATCTCGAAACTATGGCGGTTTCCGCAGGCAGCAACTACCGCGGCTACTGGGACTTTACTCCAGGCATAGTCGATGCGGTTAAAGAGGCGGTATGGGACTCGTTTTTCGTAGGCGGCAAGACTCCCTACAACCCGGTTTTATGGACGATGAATATAGAATTTTTCGGGTCAATGCTCGTTTTTGCAATGGCCTTGCTGTTCGGGTCGCTGCGGAACCGCTGGACGTTCTACCTTGCCTCAACCGTACTTTTCTTAAACTCTTATTACCTGGCTTTCATAATAGGAATGGCGTTTGCTGACACGTCCAGCAGCAAAATGCCGGTATTCAAAACCGATAATAACATTCTACTCTCTATCATCCTGGTTTCGGGGTTGTTTCTCGGGTCCTATCCTCTCAGCCCCGTAACAACCGGTTCCTTATACGCGTTTCTCAACACCGGCTTCTTCAAGACCCCGGAGGCGGCCTATCATATAATAGGTGCAGGCATGATAATGTATGTCTTATTAAACAGCCGGGGGCTGCAAGCCGTTTTTTCTTCCCCTTTGCCTTTGTTCCTCGGAAAAATATCCTATTCCCTGTATCTTGTGCATTTCCTGGTGATAAGTAGCTTCACCTGTGCCCTGTTCCTTGCCATGTACCCGGTGTTATCATACGGGGCGGCTTTTTTAATATCGTGCTTCCTGTCTGTATTTTTAATAGTCCCGTTGAGCTATCTCTTTTATAAATATGTAGACATGGCAGGTATGGAATTATCAAGGGCTTTTTACAACCGGCTGGTCAATTCTCACGCATCCGCCGGGGCCGGGCACATGAAGCAGGGACATCTGTCGAGCGTTATTTTCACAATATATAATAAAATATTCAAGTAA
- a CDS encoding heavy metal translocating P-type ATPase, which yields MVDTMTENAYKNSKEKNIRSLITRYRDFLLDPGTLFTMASGLILIIAIVAYPQNMLSDSNSTDEGNWLYLLSALIGSSFIWWSAYQGVKERDFTADIPVTIATIAAIAIGQYSAAAVVAVLLLLGGMLEELVSARAGKALESLAKLLPDRVTVRRDGHDIVVSLEDVQVGDTILVKSGERIAVDGTILSGTASVNQAAITGESLPVEKQSGDTVFAGTLNETGAMEILATKVGKETTLGQIHRLIEEAQTQKPKIERLLNRHAKVYTPTAIILGGLLWWWSGDLTRAITMLIVFCPCVMVLATPTALVASVGNAALRGNLIKKGATVESMAGIDTVIFDKTGTLTHGEPKLSGIIPLKNNDENDLLLLAATAEKFSEHPLGKAVVRAAEEKGFPVPDPEFFESVSGVGINVKTSGKNIFIGSPKQISGLDFSISDKVEENIAKQSQSGHNAVLMGIDNEIAGLLIFEDKIRPESEKSVKDLHKLGIKTIMVTGDSKAVAERIAKILGIDEVHAEVMPQEKVEIVKRLQLEGHKVIFVGDGVNDGPALVTADVGVAMGLTGTDVAIETAEVGLLSDDLLKISYLINISRKAIKTIWQNVAFSLSVLSVAVVLTIPGILTPITGALLHELSSIPVIMNSARLITYEPKD from the coding sequence TTGGTAGATACAATGACGGAAAACGCTTACAAAAATTCAAAAGAAAAGAATATCCGGAGCCTTATTACCCGTTACCGGGATTTTTTACTTGATCCCGGAACGTTATTCACTATGGCAAGCGGGCTTATTCTGATAATAGCAATAGTTGCTTATCCGCAAAATATGCTTTCAGACAGCAATTCTACGGATGAGGGTAACTGGTTATATCTATTATCCGCATTGATCGGATCATCATTTATATGGTGGTCTGCTTACCAGGGGGTTAAAGAAAGAGACTTTACGGCTGATATCCCCGTTACCATCGCAACAATTGCTGCTATTGCCATCGGGCAGTATTCAGCTGCTGCTGTCGTAGCCGTGCTTTTGCTTCTGGGGGGTATGCTGGAAGAACTTGTTTCCGCGAGAGCAGGAAAGGCGCTTGAATCTCTGGCAAAACTATTGCCTGACAGAGTCACTGTCAGACGTGACGGACATGATATTGTAGTTTCGCTTGAAGATGTCCAGGTCGGAGATACGATTCTGGTAAAGTCCGGGGAACGGATTGCTGTTGACGGAACCATCCTTTCAGGTACTGCTTCGGTAAATCAGGCTGCTATTACCGGAGAAAGCCTGCCTGTTGAGAAACAATCCGGAGATACGGTTTTTGCAGGAACCCTTAACGAAACGGGAGCAATGGAAATACTGGCCACCAAAGTAGGAAAAGAAACGACTCTCGGACAAATCCACCGTTTGATTGAGGAAGCGCAGACTCAGAAGCCAAAAATAGAAAGGCTCCTGAATCGGCATGCTAAGGTCTACACCCCTACTGCAATTATCTTAGGCGGCCTGCTCTGGTGGTGGAGTGGGGACCTGACACGAGCAATAACCATGCTAATCGTCTTTTGCCCGTGCGTAATGGTACTTGCTACCCCTACGGCACTGGTAGCCTCGGTTGGTAACGCAGCGCTAAGGGGCAACCTCATTAAAAAAGGAGCTACCGTAGAATCCATGGCCGGGATAGATACCGTTATTTTTGATAAAACAGGGACACTGACCCACGGGGAACCAAAGCTTTCCGGAATCATACCCCTGAAAAACAACGATGAAAACGATCTGTTGTTATTGGCAGCTACCGCAGAAAAATTTAGCGAGCATCCGCTTGGAAAAGCTGTTGTAAGAGCCGCAGAAGAAAAGGGATTCCCGGTTCCGGACCCCGAATTTTTTGAATCCGTATCCGGCGTCGGTATAAACGTTAAAACCAGCGGAAAAAACATCTTCATAGGCAGCCCTAAACAAATATCCGGATTGGATTTCTCGATTTCCGACAAAGTCGAAGAAAACATTGCAAAGCAATCTCAATCGGGACACAATGCCGTTCTGATGGGAATCGACAATGAAATTGCCGGATTGTTAATATTTGAGGATAAAATCAGACCGGAATCAGAAAAGTCCGTTAAGGATCTTCACAAACTGGGAATCAAGACGATAATGGTCACCGGGGATAGCAAAGCGGTTGCGGAACGGATAGCTAAAATCCTTGGTATAGACGAGGTACATGCCGAAGTAATGCCTCAAGAAAAGGTAGAAATCGTAAAACGTCTACAGCTGGAAGGCCATAAAGTCATATTCGTAGGTGACGGAGTAAATGACGGCCCGGCACTTGTAACGGCTGATGTCGGGGTAGCCATGGGACTTACGGGGACAGATGTGGCAATAGAGACAGCAGAAGTCGGACTGCTATCCGATGACCTCTTAAAAATTTCATACCTCATAAACATCTCGAGGAAAGCTATAAAGACTATCTGGCAAAACGTTGCTTTTTCACTTAGTGTCCTCTCCGTGGCAGTCGTATTAACTATACCGGGGATACTTACCCCGATAACCGGAGCATTATTACACGAACTCTCCTCAATTCCGGTGATAATGAATTCAGCAAGGCTGATTACATACGAACCAAAAGATTGA
- a CDS encoding ABC transporter ATP-binding protein, whose amino-acid sequence MILEVDGVEFQYRSKEVLRDIKFHLKMNEILAILGPNGVGKTTLLKCMNAILKPKSGTILIENEDVLKLEQIEIARRLGYVPQHCECSRLTSFDAILLGRIPHIKWEITTEDLLLVEATIKRLHLEELALRYIDELSGGELQKIGIARAIAQNPKLLLLDEPTSSLDLKNQLEILDTIREVVRKDDMSAIMTMHDLNLAFRYADKFLFLKDGTIFAAGGIRDITPEIIKEVYGVPVAIQNYMDIAVVIPAP is encoded by the coding sequence ATGATCCTGGAAGTAGATGGGGTGGAATTTCAGTACCGGAGTAAAGAAGTACTCAGAGACATAAAATTTCACCTGAAGATGAATGAAATACTGGCTATACTGGGCCCTAACGGGGTGGGAAAAACCACCCTGCTAAAATGCATGAATGCCATCCTGAAACCAAAGAGCGGCACAATACTGATAGAAAATGAAGATGTGCTTAAACTTGAGCAGATAGAAATTGCACGCCGCCTGGGATATGTTCCGCAGCACTGTGAATGCTCAAGGCTGACATCTTTTGATGCTATTTTGCTTGGCAGAATTCCACACATAAAGTGGGAAATTACTACTGAAGATCTGTTACTGGTAGAAGCCACCATCAAGAGACTGCATCTTGAAGAACTTGCATTGAGGTACATTGACGAACTTAGCGGAGGGGAATTGCAAAAAATAGGAATAGCAAGGGCCATTGCACAGAACCCGAAACTGCTATTACTGGACGAACCTACAAGCAGCCTTGATCTTAAGAACCAGCTGGAAATACTGGATACCATAAGAGAAGTGGTCAGGAAGGACGATATGTCTGCCATTATGACCATGCATGACCTTAATCTTGCATTCAGGTATGCTGACAAGTTTCTCTTCCTCAAGGACGGCACAATTTTTGCAGCGGGAGGTATAAGGGATATCACCCCGGAAATCATAAAGGAAGTATACGGAGTGCCGGTGGCGATTCAGAACTACATGGACATAGCTGTGGTGATCCCTGCCCCGTGA
- a CDS encoding GyrI-like domain-containing protein, with translation MSFKAKFISKKESLQDYAVMPLEGPWWVENTEGFDIQGKINWKWTAMIRKPYFITNDINDIIEKALKEVEKKKNPPVLSRLRFESLHEGLSAQIMHIGSYPEEEPTIEKLHNFIKEKGYEFGGSISGERHHEIYLSDVRRTKPEKLKTIIRQPIKQKKRE, from the coding sequence GTGTCCTTCAAAGCCAAATTCATTTCCAAAAAAGAGAGCTTGCAGGATTATGCCGTAATGCCGCTTGAAGGGCCCTGGTGGGTTGAAAATACGGAGGGCTTTGATATTCAGGGTAAAATCAACTGGAAATGGACAGCAATGATAAGGAAGCCCTACTTTATCACGAACGACATTAACGACATTATAGAAAAAGCCCTCAAAGAAGTGGAAAAGAAGAAAAACCCTCCTGTCCTTTCCAGGCTAAGATTTGAAAGCCTGCATGAAGGCTTATCAGCCCAGATAATGCATATCGGCTCTTATCCTGAGGAAGAGCCTACTATTGAAAAGCTGCATAATTTCATAAAAGAGAAAGGGTATGAATTTGGCGGAAGCATATCCGGGGAGAGACACCACGAAATATATCTGAGCGATGTGCGCAGGACAAAACCGGAAAAACTTAAAACCATTATAAGACAACCCATAAAACAGAAGAAAAGAGAATGA
- the cfbA gene encoding sirohydrochlorin nickelochelatase — translation MKNEVLKMTEKLGILAIGHGSKLPYNKEVVSQIADYIAQKHSDVVVRAGFMENSEPTLEEAISGFAGTGVTKIAAVPVFLASGVHITKDIPGILSLDEKGCGTLNIDGKDVPLCYAKPLGADELIADLVFKRVQEAL, via the coding sequence ATTAAAAATGAGGTTTTAAAAATGACTGAGAAACTCGGAATCCTGGCCATCGGCCACGGGAGCAAGCTTCCTTACAACAAGGAAGTAGTCAGCCAGATCGCAGATTACATCGCCCAGAAGCACAGCGATGTCGTTGTCAGAGCAGGGTTTATGGAAAACAGTGAACCGACCCTGGAAGAAGCAATTTCAGGCTTTGCAGGTACAGGTGTAACAAAGATTGCAGCAGTACCGGTCTTCCTGGCCTCGGGTGTCCACATCACAAAGGATATCCCCGGAATCCTAAGTCTGGACGAAAAAGGCTGTGGAACTCTTAATATCGATGGAAAGGACGTTCCTCTCTGTTACGCAAAGCCCCTCGGCGCCGACGAACTGATTGCAGACCTCGTTTTCAAAAGGGTTCAGGAAGCCCTGTGA
- a CDS encoding FecCD family ABC transporter permease, with protein sequence MKRLEGEIACRYKEHTGRKNTYIFSGVVLLCIMLVMSISIGAANIPPLEVVKTLTGHSVSDRWDSIVWNIRLPQVLTAIVAGAGLSVAGVIMQSILRNPLGSPFTLGISNAAAFGAAFSVMVLGTGATHTLVGDAVTISNPYVTTAVAFGFSLFVTAVILAFSRFRGVTPEVMILVGVAMSSLFTAGTMFLQYFADDTQLASIVFWTFGDVSRASWSELALITVVVVVSIIYFTLNRWKYNAIDAGDETAKGLGVNVDRVRGRGMICSSLVTATIVAFLGVIGFIGLICPHMTRRIIGDDHRFLITGSIVMGSLLLLCADTAARVIIQPYQLPVAVLTSFLGAPTFIYLILKERRI encoded by the coding sequence ATGAAACGATTAGAAGGCGAAATTGCATGCCGTTACAAAGAGCATACAGGCAGGAAAAACACATACATCTTTTCAGGAGTTGTTCTTTTATGCATAATGCTTGTGATGTCCATCTCGATCGGAGCTGCCAACATACCTCCACTCGAGGTAGTGAAAACACTGACAGGACACAGTGTTTCGGATCGATGGGACAGCATAGTATGGAATATCCGCCTGCCCCAGGTACTTACAGCTATAGTTGCCGGTGCCGGGCTCTCCGTAGCAGGGGTCATAATGCAATCGATACTTCGAAACCCACTGGGGTCACCTTTTACCCTGGGCATATCCAATGCTGCAGCCTTTGGGGCGGCTTTTTCGGTGATGGTGCTCGGAACAGGAGCTACACACACCCTTGTTGGTGACGCTGTGACAATCAGTAACCCATATGTAACTACTGCCGTTGCATTTGGGTTCTCTCTTTTTGTTACGGCCGTTATCCTGGCATTTTCCAGGTTCAGAGGAGTCACACCTGAAGTAATGATCCTTGTAGGAGTGGCCATGAGCTCTCTCTTTACAGCCGGGACTATGTTTTTGCAGTACTTTGCCGATGATACGCAACTTGCTTCCATAGTATTCTGGACCTTTGGAGACGTTTCAAGGGCAAGCTGGAGTGAACTGGCACTGATTACTGTGGTAGTAGTGGTATCTATAATATATTTCACATTGAACAGATGGAAATACAATGCCATAGATGCCGGGGACGAAACTGCAAAAGGCCTTGGTGTGAATGTTGACCGGGTGAGGGGGAGGGGAATGATATGCTCATCCCTTGTTACAGCTACCATCGTTGCATTTTTAGGAGTTATCGGCTTCATAGGCCTTATATGCCCTCACATGACACGCCGAATCATAGGTGACGATCACCGATTTCTGATAACAGGGAGTATAGTAATGGGCTCCCTGCTACTTCTATGTGCGGATACCGCAGCCAGGGTAATAATACAGCCATATCAGCTCCCGGTAGCCGTACTTACATCTTTTTTGGGAGCCCCGACGTTTATATACTTAATACTTAAGGAAAGAAGAATATGA
- a CDS encoding cupin domain-containing protein has product MKGFSINIEEATLENNNFRKVLYTSKHSQLVLMSLRPMEDIGMEVHEENDQFFRFEAGQGKCIIDGNEYAVSDGFAIVVPAGSQHNVINTSETEELKLYTIYSPAHHKDGIVRATKEEAEANEAEFDGVTTE; this is encoded by the coding sequence ATGAAAGGATTTTCAATTAATATCGAAGAAGCGACTCTGGAAAACAACAATTTCCGTAAGGTACTGTACACCTCAAAGCACAGCCAGCTGGTACTTATGAGCCTCAGGCCCATGGAAGATATCGGAATGGAAGTGCATGAGGAAAACGACCAGTTTTTCCGTTTCGAGGCAGGCCAGGGCAAGTGTATAATTGACGGCAACGAATATGCTGTAAGTGACGGGTTTGCAATTGTCGTGCCCGCAGGCTCCCAGCACAACGTCATCAACACTTCGGAAACCGAAGAACTGAAACTCTACACAATCTATTCCCCGGCACACCACAAGGACGGAATCGTACGCGCCACGAAAGAAGAAGCCGAAGCCAATGAAGCGGAATTCGACGGCGTGACCACGGAATAA